CTCATCCGCAGCGCCAGACAGAAGAGCCCCACCTGCGCCGGTGGTTTCAGGATGCCGGGTTCCTGGTTTGGGAGACTCCTCGCGAGACCGCCTTTGAAGGTGAAGGCGATGTTGTCTTCGACGCAGCTGGAGGTCGACTATGGGCCGCTCATGGATCGCGAACCTGCAAGCAGAGCCACAAGCATGTTGCCGATGCCTGGCATACGCCTGTGACATCGTTGCACCTCGTCGACCCTCGCTTTTATCACCTGGATCTCTGTTTTGCCCCTCTGAGCGGCGGGGAACTACTCTATTTCCCTGAAGCGTTCGATGCCGCGTCGCTGGCCAAGATCGAAGCAGCCTTCAGCGCCGACAAGCGCATTGTTATCAGCGAGATCGAGGCCACCCAATTCGCCTGCAACGTTATCAATGTGGGCAAGCATATCCTGATGGGCAAAGTCGAAACTGACTTGGCACAACGCCTTCGTAATCTAGGATATGAGGTCGCAGAGTTAAACCTCAGCGAATTCATCCGTGGCGGAGGTTCTGCAAAATCATTGGTTTTGCGGCTGAGCGATATGGATGTTACTCATGGTTCTTCTGTAAATGCCTAATTCAAAAGGATTAAGTCAAAGGGCTGTCGCCGGCAAGCGACAGCCCTTTGATTTGCCAGCAAGTCTAACTGGCAGCTTCGATCTCTTTAAGGATCAATTCGGCGGCTTCGGCAGGATTAGCAGCCTGAGTGATAGGACGACCGACCACCAACATGGAAGCTCCACGCTCAATCGCGGCATGGGGAGTGGCAATGCGCTTCTGATCGCCGATCTCGCTGCCTGCTGGCCGAATTCCGGGAATCACTAGCAGAGCGTCGTCGCCAAGCTCAGCTCGTAGCGTACCAACCTCTTCGGCGGAGCATACAAGGCCGTGGACGCCTGAGCTCTGCGCCAGCTTTGCCAGACGCAGAACCTGCTCGGCAGGAGTGGAGCTGACACCTGTAGCGTTGAGTTGGGCGGCGTCCATGCTGGTAAGAACGGTCACTGCGAGTAGCCGGGGCGAACCGTAGCCGGTTGCAGCCTCCGCTGCGGCAGCCATCATCGCTGGACCGCCGGAGGCATGGATGGTCAACAGAGAAGCTCCAGCCTGGGTGGCCGAACGAACTCCTCCGGCAACGGTATTGGGGATATCGTGGAGCTTGAGATCGAGAAAGACATTAAAGCCTCGGTTGCGGAGAGTTTCAACGAGGCTGTTTCCAGTTGCGTAGTAAAGCTCCATGCCGACCTTGAACCATTGGCAGGTGCCGGAGAGCTGGTCTACCAGATCAAGAGCGGCTTTGGCAGTGGGGAAGTCGAGGGCGACAGCGAGGCGATCTTTCGGAGAGGGGCGCACGTTAATGAGTCTAACCGGGTTTGTTGTTCAGGATAAACGGTGCTGAGATGCACCGTTTATCCCATTACTGCAAGGCACTCTTTATTTGATAGGGTTCATCTCTACCGCGACATCCAGACGCCTTGTGCTGCCGGGGATATCGAGCGATCCCAGCACCAGCGGCTTGCCTACGGTCAGAAACGATGTCCCTTGCAGGACGGTCTGCCGGATGATCGGGTCCTGCGGTCCGACGCCTGAAACCTGATCCGCAATGCTCGATTGCTCCACCTTGGAGCGCAGCCTTATGGCATCGGCGGACTCATCCAGCAGTACGTCGAAGTTCAGACCTGTGTCGATGTAGGTTACTTGTGTCTGGGTACCCGATTTTCCTCCATCGTAAGACCCAGTCACAATCGGTGTTCTGCTGCCCTGTTTCAGCGTTGTCCTCTCTCCCGAAATCACAATCATTGAGAAATGTTGAGTTCCGATACTCTTGCTCCCGTCCATTTCGGTAAAGGTATAGGTGAGTCGATAAGTCTTCCTTGGCTGATCAAGGTCTTTGATGATCTTTTCTACCAACGCAAGCTGGTCGGGGCTGGAGCGCACAATGATGGCATTTTCGCTGGAAACAAAGTCCACCTTGGCCGTGGGTGAGATCATGTTGCGGATAGCGACTAGGATCTCGTTGCCATCGGGCTCACGGACGACGTTGGTCAGGTGAAAGGTTTGGACCGTATCATCATTCGGCTTTGCAGGAGCGGAAGCAGGAGTAGATTGCGCCAATGCGCCAAGCGTACCGAGTGTTAAGGCCAAGGCCATCCCCAGAATCCCGTTTGTAAGTTTCATTGTCCATCTCCCTCTTCCGTGGCAGTTCGATTTCATTCCTTCTCCTTTTTGGGAACTTCGATTTTTATGGTCAAGATTTGTTCATCGCTTCTTGTGCCAACTTCTTCTTGTCCGCTTGTTCTTTGGTCAAAAGCCTAAAAAATCTGTCGAACTCTGCTCTCCGCTGCTCGTCTTGCGCAGCCCACTTCGCGGGGTCGATCGCTGCCAGTTCTTCCGGGGTGTGCGCACGGACGAAACGTACCAGCAGCTTCTCCTGCTCGGTCAATGGAAGGGGAGGCGCGGGGCGGCTGGGGGCGTTTACCTCACGCATGGCCAGCGACTCCTCGGGATCAATAGCCTCCAGCCTTCTCGGGTTCATTCTCCGCGGCGACCGGGTGACGATTGTGACTCTCTGGGGCTCTGCGTTTGCGGCCACTGCCGTTGAGTGGATGGGAGGCAACGGTGCCGAGGGAATTGCCTTGGCGGACTGGGTGGGAGCGTGGTGTCTCTGATGGAAAGCAGGAATCGTCAGAACGAGAGCCGCGATACCTGCTACCGCGCCCACATAGGCCACTGGCTTGACAGCAATCCAGGGCGGGAGCGTCGTGAGCCAGTTCCATCGGGTACTAGCCATCGCACGGCTCTGCACAGCATCCAAAATGCGGCGTTCCATCTCTGCAGGAGCTTCGGCATCCCGTAGACCTGCCAGCACCTTCTCTATGAGCTGATCGGGATCTCTCATCGTCTGTGCTCTCCTTTCTCCAGCCGTTCGCGCAGCCGTGTCCGCGCGCGAAAGAGTAATGCGCGAACCGCCGACTCGCTTCGGCCCAATACCTCTGCCATCTCTGCTGTTTCCAACTCTTCGATTGCGGAGAGCAGAAGGACGTGCCGCTCCCCTTTGGGAAGTCTCTCCATCTCGCGAAGGACGGCGTGCATCCGTTGCGCTTCGTCGAGTGCCTTGTCGGCAGGGACGCTGTTTGCGGCAAGCGTACCGATAAAGACCTCGTCCAACTGCTCTGGTCGTATGCGGCGACGGCGGTCGAGGGCGAGGTTCCACGCAATGCGGACCAGCCATACCCTCATGTCGCGGATTTCGGGAAGGGAGCGACGATGCTCAAGAACACGGACAAAGGCGTCCTGCACCACGTCTTCGGCCTCTGTCCGGCTACGCAGGACAGAATGAGCTACCCTAAACAGGAGTGCAGAGTATGTCTCCACCAGAGCAGCGAGATCGACCTCCGACCTCGCAATCTCCATGGAAGCCAAAGCCAAACTGTATCCCTCGAACGACGCCATAAGTCTCTTCTATGCTGACAGACGCGGGAGAGCGGCCAGCGCTCGATAATATTTGGCCTGAATGTATCGAAAGAGGCGTGAGGAGTTCTCTCTACCTCATAGAGCACAGGAAAAAGGGCGCGTCAGAAGACGAGCCCTTCAGGTTGTGCGATGGAAAGAGAGTTAGAGGCTATTGGCCATAGCGGCCGTTCGGCATGACCGGGATCTGGAGCTGGGCCAGAAGCTCTTGGGCGAGCTTGGGGTCGCCTCCGCGTACCGGCTCGAGCTTGACCTTGGCTAACCCGTGAATACCTACAGCGCGAGCAGCGGCGTAGGAGAGATCGACGATACGGTCGTCAGGCATCGGGCCGCGATCGTTCACGCGGACGAAGATGGATTTGTGGTTTCTGAGATTGGTAACCCTGATCCAGCTGCCGAGGGGCAGGCTGCGGTGGGCACAGGTGAGGGCATACATATTGAAGGGTTCGCCGTTGGCGGTAGTATGGCCCTGGAAGCGGGTGCCATACCAGGAAGCCTCTCCAATCTGATACCAGTGGTGCGTCTTTGCCTTCTGCCCGGTCTGGGTTGCAGATCCTTTTGTAGCCGGAGCAGGATCGCTTGCTGCTGAAGCGACACCGAAGGCCATCATCAATGTGACGACGACAACTCCGCCTTTCATCAAAGTGACCTTGCGGTCGCGTATTGTGGAAGGAATCAGTTTCATGCACGCTCCAGTAGTTATTGTCTTAAGTTGAATCAGCTAAGTCAAACGCCAGGAGCCATTTAAGTGGCAAAGCTGCTTGCAGGATCCAAACGTTTGTGCTAAAGAAATATGAAATGGGTCAGGCCGCTAATCGCCCGAATTAGGGGCTTTTAATGCTCGATTTACCCACTTTTAGGCATTTTGGCCATATTCTGTATTTTTTTTGACAAAGTTGCTAAAAAAGGCTCTTTTTTGGTTTTCCCCTCCAAAATGCGTACCGTACTGACGATTGCCGGGTTCGATCCTTCCTCGGGCGCCGGAGTGTCGGCAGACCTGATGGTGTTTGCGGCGCACGGCCTTTTTGGCACTTCGTGCATCACCAGCTTGACGGTACAGTCGACGGTTGAAGTACTGGCAGCGCATCCAATCCGCCCTGAGACGGTGCGTGCTACGCTCCACTGCCTGCATGGCGACCTGCCTGCTGCCGGTATCAAAATTGGGATGCTGGCGACGGAGGAGACCGTTGCCGCAGTGGCCGACTTTTTGAGTGAGATAAAGGACAGAGGGGACCGGGTTCCCGTGGTGCTGGATCCTGTGCTCAAGTCCAGCTCGGGAAGGGAACTACTTGAAGAAGATGGAGTTAGAACTATGCGGGAGAGGTTATTACCGCTGGTCGACTGGGTGACTCCTAATATAGATGAGCTGGAGATATTGACGGGAAGACGGGTAAAGGAGCGTGGGGACCTGCCCGGAGCAGCGCGGGGATTACAGCAAGAGTTCGGCAACTTGAGCGTCTTTGCGACCGGGGGGCACATGAAGCCGCCGGATGATTTTCTGCTCACTGCGGAGGGCGGGACATGGTGGCTGCCGGGAGTGCGCGTCGATTCGACCTCGACCCATGGGACGGGCTGTGCGCTTTCGAGTGCGCTGCTGAGCGGACTGGTTCTGGGCAAGAGCGCTTATGAGGCAGCGGTGGGAGCAAAGATCTATGTCGCCGAGGCGATTCGAACCGCTCCCGGACTGGGGCATGGGCATGGGCCATTGAATCATCTTTGGCCACTGGTGTGATTGTTGACGGGATCGTTATCTCGTTGAGAGGGAAACCTCCTATAATTTCGAGTTGCCGATGACTTCTACTTTGAAAGGAATCTCCTCTATGCGTCTCGCCCATGCTTCTTTATTTGTTGCAGCTTTCGCTCTTCTCGTTCCGGCTTTTGTGGGTGCACAGGCACAGGGAGATTCTTCGCGTTCGGTTGCCGATGGCGGTATTTCGGCGGCCGGATGGACAGGACAGATTGACGCCAACGCGGCCAAAGCGGGAAAGACGATTAAGGATGCGAAGCTCTCAGAGGATGGCGGTGTATTGCATGTGACCACCGGGCCAGCGGTGACGTATTGGAATCCCGCAGACACGGCATCGGGTGACTATACGGTAAGCGCCACGTTTAACGAGCCGAAGTACATGAACCTGAACACGCACCCGCATCCATATGGTGTTTTTATCGCCGGCAACGATATGGGCACCGATCAGCAGAGCGACCTTTACTGCGCTGCTTATGGCAACGGAACTTTCATCGTGCGAGGGTTCGGGCCCGCGTCGTTTCAGATGAATGGACGAGGTGCGCCGTCAGATGCGGTGCACAAGGCTGCAGGGGTGGGGCAGCCGGTAACGCAGACGATCGCGCTTTCGGTGAAGGGTAGCAAGGTGGAGTGCGCCATCAACGGCACAGTGGTTGCCAGCTATGACAAGTCCGAGCTGGTGACGGCAGGGAAGCTGAAGTCGACCGACGGCGTCTACGGGATCCGCTTTGCCCATAACACCGAAGGCACGGTCACTGGTCTGAAGGTGACCAAACCTTAGGGTGAAGGTTGGCAGGTGCCATTTTGGGAACATGCAAACTGTTGCAGTATGTTATTTTAGTTGACCCTCGTGCCATCAAAGGATGACAATCCACCTGCTGTTGGAATCTTAGGCTAAAGTCGCGAACAGCGATGCCGATAAAGATTCTGACGGAGGACTTGATTGGCATGGCACTGACTGCACCATTTCCTGATGCTGCCCGAATGACACGCACCGACGTCTTGCATGACGCCGAAGCAACCAAGCGGATCATTCGCAGGAGACCCACTCAGACACAGGGACAGGCGCTTGAAAAGCTGGGGCGCGCCATCGAGTACCTGATGGATTCGCGGATGGCGTTGATCGATGAGCCTTCTACCAAGGCCGATGCGGAAGCCCTGGAGATTCTGATGCGGTTGAATCGATGCGTCTTCTCCGAGTGTGAAGAGATCGTTCCGGTGGGTCGACGTCTAAAGGCATGGGTGCTGGCAAAGGTGCATGCCCATTAGAGCAGGTTGAATCTTTTGCTACCTTTAAAGAACGATGCCTCTTACGCTTGTTCTCAACGGTCAGCCCCGCACCTTCGATACTCTCTCCCAACCTGTAAGCCTTGATCTTGTCGTCGTAGAACTCGGGCTAAAGGGAGATCGCGTCGCGGTCGAGCACAATGGCGTGATTGTTCCACGGAGCGCGTGGGCACAGACGAGTGTTACGGCCGACGATCGACTGGAAGTCGTCCATTTTGTCGGCGGCGGTAGCCAGAGTTAATCAAACAGAGCGGTCAGCGATAAGGTTGCTGAGAACAGTCTCCCACTGATCGCCGTAGTCTTTCCAACCACCAAGACTCCGAACGCGCCGAAGAGCAGCTTCACTCATTCTTGTCTGCAATGCCGGATCATCGGCCAACTGCTGCATCCTCTCGGTGAGAGCAGTGACGTCGCGTATGGGAACGATGAAGCCTTCGACGCCATCGGTGAAGAGGTCTTCGCCACCGGTGTTGGTGGAGCAGAGAACAGGACAGCCGCAAGCGAGGGCCTGGCCCTGAACCAGAGCGAGACCTTCTTCGAGACTAGGAAGAACCATGACATGGCTGGTGCTCATGTACTGGGCCAGCGTCTCCTGTTTGACAGAACCCAGAAACTCCACGTTCTCCTGTGGCAGACGATTAAGTACGGTCTTGAGGTCAGGATGGAGCGCTCCCACGATGCGAAGACGCTTTGCCGGGTGACGCAACTTCGCAAAGGCTTCGAGTAGATAGGGAACTCCTTTGCGCAGGCCGACGGAGCCGGCGAAGAGAACCTGAAAGTGGTCGGCTGGCGGTTCGCCGGTGCGAGTGAAGCGTTCAAGCCGCACACCGTAGGGGATGACTCGAAGCTTATCGACAGGGACACCGCTTTCAACAAAAGAACGAGCAGCAAAGCGTGAGGGAACGGTGATGAGGTCCGCCATCTCGTAGATCTTCTCTTCGCGAATGGTGTCGCGGATGTCAGAGATGGGGCGATCGACACCCCAGCGGCGATATTCGTCAGCGACGAGCTGCTCCTGATAGCGCTGGTGCGATGAGCCGCGATCGCAGATAAACTTGCCGCCGCGCTGCTGAACGAGCCGTCCCGTCTTGAGTCCAGCACCGGAGAGGGCGATGAAGGCGTCACAGGGAGGGATGCGTTTGTATGTCCACTCGTCGAAGGCAAGCGCATTGGTATAGCCCAGTTGATCGCGCAGCCAGGTCGAATCGATGCGGGCGCGCAGCATGAGCATCTCCGTGGTGTGGAACCAGGGAAAAGTCTTTACTTTGGCATGATCGAGGCCCTCGCGTTTGAGCCGAGCCCAGGGCCAGGTGGAATAGATGACTTCGAGATGGCCACGCCGCTCGAGTTCGCGCGCGAGTTCGAAGTGATGAAAGACGCCAAAGACAGCCTGAACAATTCGCATGAGGGCTCGGGAGGAGGACTAAATCGATAGTACCAAAGCGAGGGAGACGAAAGATTGCAGGGATTTTAGGGTAACGTTTTCCGGAGTCGATTTTTAAGGCGTTTCGGGACCTTCTTGATGTATGCTTCCCCAGACACCTGGAGCCATAATGAAACGATTTAGTATTGCTGTTCTTGCACTTGTATCCGCGTCTACTTTTGCTCAATCGAAGCCTCCCGCTTACCTCGATCCGTCGTTGCCGGCGGCTGTGCGCGCCCACGATGTGGTCTCGAAGATGACGCTTGATGAAAAGGCTTCGCAGCTGGAAGATTGGGCGACGGCGATCCCGCGGCTGGGAATACCGGACTATCAGACGTGGAGTGAGGCCTTACATGGAGTGGCGAACTCGGGATTTGCCACCGTATTTCCGCAGGCAATTGGCATGGCGGCGACATGGGACCCTTCGATGGTACATGCGATGGGGAGCGTCATCTCGATTGAAGGACGCGCCAAATACAACGAGGCGCAGCGCGAGGGCAACCATCGCATCTTCTATGGGCTGACCTTCTGGTCGCCGAATATCAATATTTTTCGCGACCCGCGTTGGGGACGCGGACAAGAGACGTACGGCGAAGATCCGTTTTTGACCAGTCGCATGGGCGACGCATTTGTCGAGGGGGTGCAGGGGGACGATCCTGCGCATCCGGTTGCAATTGCCACAGCCAAACATTTTGCGGTGCACAGCGGGCCGGAGTCGCTGCGGCATGTCTTCAATGTCGATGTCAGCCCGCGCGATCTGGAAGAGACTTATCTGGCTGCGTTCCGCTCGCTGGTTGTGGACGGCCATGTGAAGTCGGTGATGTGCGCTTACAACGCTATTGATGGCACCGCTGCATGCGCCAACAAGATGCTGCTGCAAGACCATCTGCGCGGAGCGTGGGGTTTCAAGGGCTTTGTTGTATCGGACTGTGCTGCCATCGTCGACGTCACGCATGGGCATCACAATGCACCGGACATTATGCACTCCGCAGCCATCTCTATCGAAGCGGGTACTGACTTGTCGTGCAGCATATGGTCGCCGGGATTTAATACGCTTGCCGACGCTGTTCGCAAAGGCGTAGTTTCTGAAGATCTTTTGACACGTTCAGCAGAGCGCCTGTACACGGGGCGTTTTGAGCTTGGCATGTTTGGCATGCCGGGATCGAATCCCTACGACAAGATACCGTTTTCCGATGACGCCTCCGAGCAACATCGCCAGGCTGCCTTGAAGGCTGCAGAAGAGTCGATGGTGTTGTTAAAGAACAACGGCATCCTGCCCTTGCGGCCGACGGTGAAGAATATCGCTGTGGTTGGGCCGACCGCTGACCTGTTGGCTTCCTTGGAGGGAAATTACAACGGCGTGGCGCTGCACCCAGTCTCTCCGCTTGATGGTGTTGCCAAACAATTTCCTGAAGCGAAGATCCACTATGCGCAGGGCTCCATGTTGGCAGACGGAGTTGGAGTGCCGGTGCCGCGAACGGTCTTTGGCCCTGGACTGCGCACCGAATACTTCGCCACCACTGACTGGACAGGAAAGCCGGTTGCAGTGAGCACAGAGCCTGAGGTTCAGTCCGACTGGCGCGATGCCATGCCGAATCCAGAGATTCATACTCACAACTACTCTGTTCGCTGGAGCGGCAAGATGAGCGCACCGGCAGCAGGGAAGTACACGTTCATCTTTGAGGGTGGGTCGAACTTTCCCTACTCGCCAAAAGAGTCGTACCGATTCATGCTCGATGGCAAGGTGCTCTCGGAAGGAAGTCTTGATGGCGGCAAGCTGAACATGGGAGCGTTCACTGTGGCCAAGGGAGCGTCACCGACGGCACCTCCGGTGATGACCGGCTCTCGCCCGGCGCGAATCGAAGTCACCTTCGACGACACGAGGCCGCATGACTTCCAGCTTGAATATAGCCATTCTGGCGATCAGGCCGGAGGAAGCGCTGTGCTCAAGTGGGAGACTCCTGCTCAGGTTCAGGTAGATGAAGCGGTTGCCGCGGCAAAGGCATCTGACGTTGTGCTTGCCTTTGTCGGGCTTTCGCCACAACTGGAAGGCGAAGAGATGCCCATCAAGATTAAGGGCTTCGATGGTGGAGACCGTACCAGTATTGATCTTCCTGAATCGCAGAAGCAGATGCTCGAAGCTGTGGCTGCGACAGGAAAACCGGTGATCGTCGTCTCACTGAGCGGAAGTGCGCTGGCTCTATCCTGGGCAAAAGAACATGCTGCGGCGATTCTGCAGGCATGGTATCCAGGAGTCGATGGAGGCACGGCAATTGCGCGCACACTGGCAGGCGAGAATAATCCAGCTGGTCGCCTGCCAGTCACCTTCTATGCAAGTACAGATGACCTGCCAGCCTTTACCGACTACTCCATGAAGAATCGGACCTATCGCTACTTTACCGGCAAGCCGCTTTGGGGATTTGGCTATGGCTTGAGCTACTCTAACTTCCGCTATGGAGCGGTGAAGTTATCGTCTTCTTCCGTAGCCGCAGGACAGCCGCTGACTGCTACCGTCAGCGTGACGAATACCAGCGCAAGGGCGGGCGATGAGGTCATCGAAGCATATCTCAAAACACCACAGGTCGGTGGCCCCGAACGATCGTTGGTTGGATTCCAGAGAGTTCGTCTGAAAGCCGGCGAAAGCCGCCAGGTCTCTTTGGAGCTAAGCCCGCGTTCGCTTTCGAGTGTCGACGATAAAGGACAGCGCTCTATTCTTGCCGGTGAATACAAGCTGAGCGTGGGATCTGCACAGCCGATGGAGACAATGCATAAGTCAGAGGCAACCTTCAGCATTCATGGGACGGTCGAGCTTCCAAAATAAGAGCCGAGACGAATCATCCGTCCACTTTCGATCGTTGATGGATGATTCATTCGGGGCTATTCTCATCTATAACCAAAGATAGGATTCGCCCATTCATGGAAGAGTTATTTCTAAGATGTCTTCGAGACCGACGAAAAAAGAGGGCTCATCTTAGTCTGGATAGATTTGCCGCGCTCTTGCTTGGAGCAACGCTTCTGGCTGTTTCCTTACCTCTAACGGCACATGCACAGCAGGACGAGTTCAAACGTGCGGTCGAACTAACCCAGGCTGGACATCTGCACGATGCCGAGTTAGCGTGGCGCGAGTTGGCTCGAACACATCCGACGAGCGCAGAGGTGCACTCGGGGCTGGGAGTTGTTCTTGCACAGCAGGGCAACCTACAAGAAGCGACTACCGAATACAAGCGAGCGTTGGCACTTAATCCAAAGTTAAAGGGAATCTCGTTCAACCTTGGACTTTCTGAGTTCAAGCAAGGACACTTCACCGCAGCGATTAAGCCATTGATGGCTGCCGAGGCAGAAGACCCACAGGATAACCGTAGTGGGTTGTTACTTGGGATGAGTTACTTTGGCTTACATGACTATGCGAAGGCCGTACCGTATCTACAGACCTCGAGTTCCTCTGATCCGTCCAATATCGAGTTACATACGGTGTTAGCGCAGAGTTGCCTGTGGAGCGCGCAATATACCTGCGCGATGGCGGAGTACAAAGCTATTTTGAGTGCGAATCCTGACTCTGTGCAAGCCCATATGCTGCTTGGACAGGCACTGGACAGCTTGAATAAACATTCTGAGGCAATCACGGAATTAGAGACCGCAGCTCACATTGCTCCTGCAGAGCCGAACGTTCACTTTGAGCTTGGTTATCTCTACTACGCGGCTCATGACTATGAGCACGCTGAGCCGCAATTTGAGCTTGAGTTGAAGAATAATGCGGAGAATGCTCAGGCTTTAACCTATCTGGCTGATATCAAAATACGTAGCAATGATGATACGGCGGCTGAAGCTTTGTTGGTCAAAGCTATCCAATTACAAAACAATATCCGACTCGCTTATTTAGACCTTGGAATTGTGTATGCCAATCAGAAGAAGAATCGGGATGCGATCAAAGCCCTTATTCGTGCTGAAGAGCTCGATCCTAAGGAGCCGGATGCTCATTACAGGCTAGGACGCGTTTACATGGCTCAGGGCGAAAAGCAAAAGGCCAATCAGGAGTTTCTGAAGACGAAAGAGCTGCATAACCAGACGACAGAGTCGTTGATTCAGAAAGTAACTGGAAGCGAAGGCCGGCCTTCATCAGCGCAGTAATAACGTGTCTTTGCTATTTGCATCATTGAAAAGTTATTGCTGGCATTTGGTATATTCCAGCAGTTCTACTGCGAGACGAGTAAGTCCGGCCAAGTCTCGATATTCGCTGGATCAGTGGAATATGTCGAAAAGACTGGACTTTGCATTAAATAAAAATTGCGCTCTGAGGTGCTCTTCCGCACCTCAGAGCGCAGCGGGTTAGAAGAGTAATTTTCCACCAAACTGGAAGCTTCGCGCATCCCAGGCTGAGGTGGCCTGACCGAAGTTGCTATCGGTAAAGCCGCTATCCAAATTCTGAAACTGGGTATGGTTGAAGGCATTGAAGACGTCAGCGCGAATCTGGAGCCTAAGCGCCTCTCCAATGAGAGGAAATGATTTGAAGAGCGTAAAGTTGGTGTTGAAGCGACCTGGGCCAACGACCGCATCCTTTCCGGAGGTTCCAAAGCCTGCATTGACTCCGCCAGGAGAGCCAGTAGCCCATGCCGCAATGGGTGCCATGAACGCTGCAGTATTGAAGTACTTCTTTTGCGTCTTAGGACCGCTCGTAGATACACCTACAACTCGGTTGGCACGGTTGGTGGTACCGCCTCCGAGACCAATCGTATCGGTTCCATAGCCTACGGAGACCGGCGTTCCGGTATTCGCGATGGTGATGCCGGAGATCTGCCAGCCGCTCAGAGCCTGTCGTTCAAGGAGATTGCCGTTCTTGAAGAAAGGAACGGTGTAGATGTAGTTCGTGCTGAAGATATGACGCTCGTCCAGCGATCCTGAGGCGCGATCGTAGGTTGGGTTGAAGGGATTCGAGAGTGTAGTGAGGTCGGAGTTTGCGAGATCGATCTCATGCGACCATGTATAGGAGACCTGCACGGTGAAGCCACGCCGATTTTCTACACGAAGCCCAGCCTGAAGCGAGTTGTAGTTGGCATTGGTTGTTTGCTCTTCCTGCGTGATGCCAGCGTAACCCAGGTATT
This region of Edaphobacter dinghuensis genomic DNA includes:
- a CDS encoding glycoside hydrolase family 3 C-terminal domain-containing protein, with translation MKRFSIAVLALVSASTFAQSKPPAYLDPSLPAAVRAHDVVSKMTLDEKASQLEDWATAIPRLGIPDYQTWSEALHGVANSGFATVFPQAIGMAATWDPSMVHAMGSVISIEGRAKYNEAQREGNHRIFYGLTFWSPNINIFRDPRWGRGQETYGEDPFLTSRMGDAFVEGVQGDDPAHPVAIATAKHFAVHSGPESLRHVFNVDVSPRDLEETYLAAFRSLVVDGHVKSVMCAYNAIDGTAACANKMLLQDHLRGAWGFKGFVVSDCAAIVDVTHGHHNAPDIMHSAAISIEAGTDLSCSIWSPGFNTLADAVRKGVVSEDLLTRSAERLYTGRFELGMFGMPGSNPYDKIPFSDDASEQHRQAALKAAEESMVLLKNNGILPLRPTVKNIAVVGPTADLLASLEGNYNGVALHPVSPLDGVAKQFPEAKIHYAQGSMLADGVGVPVPRTVFGPGLRTEYFATTDWTGKPVAVSTEPEVQSDWRDAMPNPEIHTHNYSVRWSGKMSAPAAGKYTFIFEGGSNFPYSPKESYRFMLDGKVLSEGSLDGGKLNMGAFTVAKGASPTAPPVMTGSRPARIEVTFDDTRPHDFQLEYSHSGDQAGGSAVLKWETPAQVQVDEAVAAAKASDVVLAFVGLSPQLEGEEMPIKIKGFDGGDRTSIDLPESQKQMLEAVAATGKPVIVVSLSGSALALSWAKEHAAAILQAWYPGVDGGTAIARTLAGENNPAGRLPVTFYASTDDLPAFTDYSMKNRTYRYFTGKPLWGFGYGLSYSNFRYGAVKLSSSSVAAGQPLTATVSVTNTSARAGDEVIEAYLKTPQVGGPERSLVGFQRVRLKAGESRQVSLELSPRSLSSVDDKGQRSILAGEYKLSVGSAQPMETMHKSEATFSIHGTVELPK
- a CDS encoding tetratricopeptide repeat protein, coding for MEELFLRCLRDRRKKRAHLSLDRFAALLLGATLLAVSLPLTAHAQQDEFKRAVELTQAGHLHDAELAWRELARTHPTSAEVHSGLGVVLAQQGNLQEATTEYKRALALNPKLKGISFNLGLSEFKQGHFTAAIKPLMAAEAEDPQDNRSGLLLGMSYFGLHDYAKAVPYLQTSSSSDPSNIELHTVLAQSCLWSAQYTCAMAEYKAILSANPDSVQAHMLLGQALDSLNKHSEAITELETAAHIAPAEPNVHFELGYLYYAAHDYEHAEPQFELELKNNAENAQALTYLADIKIRSNDDTAAEALLVKAIQLQNNIRLAYLDLGIVYANQKKNRDAIKALIRAEELDPKEPDAHYRLGRVYMAQGEKQKANQEFLKTKELHNQTTESLIQKVTGSEGRPSSAQ